From Acidobacteriota bacterium, a single genomic window includes:
- the fdhF gene encoding formate dehydrogenase subunit alpha, producing MPNVTINGKPYQFEKKMSILKALQSVGIDVPTLCHDERLADVGACRLCLVRVAGSNHPIVSCENDILDGLEIETHTPEIEESREMNLKMLARRYPLSAFQKYPDKPFHRLARQYGLTDKDFAADVNGHLIDDSHPYIHVDMARCVDCYRCVRICDEVQGQYVWQVFDRGRKTRITPNSGTTLRDSSCVSCGACVDTCPTGALEDKSILERGVPTDWTKSVCPYCGTGCEISVGRREQRIVQIKPVNESPVNHGHLCVKGAYAFDFVHADDRVTEPMIREKGGNWRTVSWDEAIGFAARKMKEIVERAGPDAAAVLGSARATNEDNYLAQKFARVCLETNNVDNCARVCHTPSAAALKMMLGAGAATNSFRDIELARTILICGANPTENHPILGSRIKQAVRHNGANLIVIDPRKIELTRFAKIHLQLRPGTNIAMLNAFANVIIEEGLVDEEFIRTRVTDYEKFADFVREYTPERVSEICDVPADLIRRAARMYGGVKPAMCVHGLGTTEHTQGTEGVMGLVNLALLTGNLGKRGTGVNPLRGQNNVQGAAHMGCDPGILTGSIAVEEGRAHFESVWKTTIPSSKGLSQLQMMDAARAEKLKALWVIGYDVFLSNANASETFAAFDKLELVIVQDMFMNETAREFGTVFFPAASSFEKDGTFMNGERRVSRVRKVIEPIGNSRSDWEIICDVARAYGKGEQFEFSSAEEIWNEIRAVWPGSYGITYDRIDSHGLQWNCPDTDHPGTEVLHTDSFVNGVQTSLRRLKYIPTKEVVSEEFPLLLSTGRTLYQFNAGTMTLRTKNRILRPSDLLYVSPKDAAELGVEDAEVVKLESRYGVAELPVKINPTVRDGELFATFHNPEIFLNRITTPLRDRFVHTPEYKVTAVRILKISDL from the coding sequence ATGCCTAACGTAACGATCAACGGAAAGCCGTATCAATTCGAAAAGAAAATGTCGATCCTGAAAGCTCTTCAGTCGGTCGGCATCGACGTTCCGACGCTGTGTCACGACGAACGTCTCGCTGATGTCGGCGCCTGCCGATTGTGTCTGGTCCGCGTCGCGGGATCGAATCATCCGATAGTGTCCTGCGAAAACGACATTCTCGACGGGCTCGAGATCGAAACGCATACGCCGGAGATCGAGGAATCGCGCGAGATGAACCTCAAGATGCTTGCGCGACGCTATCCGCTTTCGGCGTTTCAGAAGTATCCGGACAAGCCGTTTCATCGCCTCGCGCGGCAATACGGACTGACCGACAAGGATTTCGCGGCGGACGTCAACGGACATCTGATCGACGATTCGCATCCGTACATCCACGTCGATATGGCGCGATGCGTCGACTGCTATCGCTGCGTCCGCATCTGCGACGAGGTTCAGGGGCAGTACGTCTGGCAGGTTTTCGATCGCGGGCGGAAAACGCGCATCACGCCGAATTCGGGAACGACTTTGCGCGATAGTTCTTGCGTCAGTTGCGGCGCGTGCGTCGATACCTGTCCGACCGGCGCGCTCGAGGACAAATCGATCCTTGAAAGAGGCGTTCCGACCGATTGGACCAAGTCGGTCTGCCCTTATTGCGGAACGGGTTGCGAGATAAGCGTCGGGCGTCGCGAACAACGGATCGTTCAGATCAAACCGGTAAACGAATCACCGGTCAACCACGGTCATCTCTGCGTCAAGGGGGCGTACGCGTTCGACTTTGTTCACGCCGACGACCGCGTCACCGAGCCGATGATCCGCGAAAAGGGCGGGAACTGGCGAACCGTCAGCTGGGACGAGGCGATCGGTTTCGCGGCGCGCAAAATGAAGGAGATCGTCGAACGCGCCGGACCGGACGCGGCGGCGGTTCTCGGATCGGCGCGCGCGACCAACGAAGACAACTATCTCGCGCAAAAGTTCGCTCGCGTTTGTCTTGAAACGAACAATGTCGACAACTGCGCTCGCGTCTGCCACACGCCTTCGGCCGCGGCTTTGAAGATGATGCTCGGCGCCGGCGCCGCGACGAATTCGTTCCGCGACATTGAGTTGGCGCGGACGATCCTGATCTGCGGTGCGAATCCGACTGAGAACCATCCGATCCTCGGCTCGCGGATCAAACAGGCGGTGCGCCACAACGGCGCGAACCTGATCGTCATCGATCCGCGCAAGATCGAATTGACGCGCTTCGCCAAGATACATCTGCAGCTTCGTCCGGGAACCAACATCGCGATGCTCAACGCGTTCGCGAACGTGATCATCGAAGAAGGGCTGGTCGACGAAGAATTCATCAGAACGCGTGTCACCGATTATGAGAAATTTGCCGATTTCGTTCGCGAGTACACGCCCGAGCGTGTCTCGGAGATCTGCGATGTTCCGGCCGATCTGATCCGCCGCGCAGCGCGAATGTACGGCGGCGTCAAACCCGCGATGTGCGTCCACGGGCTCGGCACGACCGAGCACACGCAGGGAACCGAAGGCGTGATGGGACTCGTGAACCTCGCGCTGCTGACGGGAAATCTCGGCAAACGGGGCACCGGCGTCAATCCTCTGCGCGGCCAGAACAACGTTCAGGGCGCGGCGCATATGGGTTGCGACCCCGGAATTCTGACCGGTTCGATCGCCGTCGAAGAAGGGCGCGCGCATTTCGAAAGCGTTTGGAAAACGACGATTCCATCGAGCAAGGGCTTGAGCCAGCTGCAAATGATGGACGCGGCGCGGGCCGAGAAACTGAAAGCGCTTTGGGTCATCGGCTACGACGTTTTCCTCAGCAACGCAAACGCCTCCGAGACATTCGCGGCGTTTGACAAGCTGGAACTCGTTATCGTTCAGGATATGTTTATGAACGAAACGGCGCGGGAGTTCGGCACGGTGTTTTTCCCGGCGGCGTCGAGTTTTGAAAAGGACGGCACGTTTATGAACGGCGAACGCCGCGTCTCGCGCGTTCGAAAGGTCATCGAGCCGATCGGGAATTCGCGCAGCGATTGGGAGATCATTTGCGATGTCGCGCGTGCATACGGCAAGGGCGAGCAATTCGAGTTTTCGTCGGCCGAAGAGATCTGGAACGAGATCCGCGCCGTTTGGCCCGGCAGTTACGGAATCACATACGACCGCATCGATTCGCACGGATTGCAGTGGAATTGTCCGGACACCGATCATCCCGGAACCGAGGTTCTGCATACGGACTCGTTTGTCAACGGTGTTCAAACCTCGCTCCGGCGGTTGAAGTACATTCCGACGAAAGAGGTCGTCAGCGAAGAATTCCCGCTGCTTCTGAGCACGGGCAGAACGCTCTATCAATTCAACGCCGGAACGATGACCTTGCGGACGAAGAACAGGATTCTGCGGCCTTCGGATCTGCTGTATGTGTCACCAAAAGACGCCGCCGAACTCGGGGTCGAAGACGCCGAAGTAGTGAAGCTCGAAAGCCGTTACGGTGTGGCCGAGTTACCGGTCAAGATCAACCCGACGGTGCGCGACGGAGAACTTTTCGCGACCTTTCACAATCCCGAGATCTTCCTGAATCGCATCACGACCCCGCTCCGCGACCGGTTCGTTCACACGCCGGAATACAAGGTGACGGCGGTCAGGATCTTGAAGATTTCGGATTTATGA
- the miaA gene encoding tRNA (adenosine(37)-N6)-dimethylallyltransferase MiaA yields the protein MSEPKTIFSIAGPTASGKTELGVALALRLGNGEVVNCDSVQIYRGIEIATAKPTEEEKRGVPHHLIDYVPPTVNYTSADWAHDAAQKIAEIEARGAVPILVGGTGFYLRTLLEPLFESPKTDPAIRRRLLAIKYEKGPEHLHKLLTEIDPVSAAKLFPRDYVRVTRALEVFYQTGTKISEAQPNRAEPPEFAARIRTFVLSPPREELYAKINARALIHFDRGLVDEVERLRASGVPDDTNALGAHGYRRVCEYLRGERDLASAIEKTQQDVRNYAKRQLTWFRKESGVIWLEGFGDEPRILDELLGAL from the coding sequence GTGAGTGAACCGAAGACAATCTTCTCGATCGCCGGACCGACCGCGTCGGGCAAGACGGAACTCGGCGTCGCGCTCGCACTCCGGCTGGGCAACGGCGAAGTGGTCAACTGCGACTCGGTGCAGATATATCGCGGGATCGAGATCGCGACCGCGAAGCCGACCGAAGAAGAAAAGCGCGGCGTGCCGCATCATCTGATCGACTATGTCCCGCCGACGGTCAATTACACCTCCGCCGACTGGGCGCACGACGCCGCCCAAAAGATAGCCGAGATCGAAGCTCGCGGCGCTGTTCCGATCCTCGTCGGCGGGACCGGATTTTATCTCCGAACCTTGCTCGAACCGTTGTTCGAAAGTCCGAAGACCGATCCCGCGATTCGCCGGCGACTCCTCGCCATCAAGTACGAAAAGGGTCCTGAGCATCTGCATAAGTTGCTGACGGAGATCGATCCGGTCTCCGCCGCGAAACTCTTCCCGCGGGATTATGTTCGCGTCACGAGGGCGCTTGAGGTGTTCTATCAGACCGGCACAAAGATCTCGGAAGCGCAACCGAATCGCGCCGAACCACCGGAATTCGCGGCACGCATACGGACCTTCGTCCTCAGCCCGCCGCGCGAAGAACTCTATGCGAAGATCAACGCCCGTGCTCTGATCCACTTTGATCGGGGCCTTGTCGACGAGGTCGAACGGCTCAGGGCGAGCGGCGTCCCGGATGACACGAACGCTCTCGGCGCGCACGGATACCGGCGTGTGTGCGAGTATCTGCGCGGCGAGCGCGACCTCGCGAGCGCGATCGAGAAAACGCAACAGGACGTGCGCAATTATGCGAAACGGCAGTTAACCTGGTTTCGCAAGGAATCCGGAGTCATTTGGCTCGAAGGATTCGGGGACGAGCCGCGAATACTTGACGAACTCCTCGGCGCTCTCTGA
- the hfq gene encoding RNA chaperone Hfq yields the protein MERSTAQNIQDAFLNSARRDKVAVQIHLLSGATLAGRIKSFDKFSVLLDAGGQEFLIFKHAISTISPERRRPDAD from the coding sequence ATGGAAAGATCAACCGCTCAGAATATCCAGGATGCTTTTTTGAACTCCGCGCGGCGCGACAAAGTCGCGGTACAGATCCATCTTCTCAGCGGCGCGACGCTCGCCGGCCGGATCAAGAGTTTTGACAAGTTCTCGGTATTGCTCGACGCCGGCGGGCAAGAGTTTCTGATCTTCAAACACGCGATCTCGACCATTTCACCCGAACGCCGTCGACCGGACGCGGATTAA
- a CDS encoding dTMP kinase, producing the protein MRGKFITFEGIDGSGKSTQLRLLAGDLRMRGLNVLTTLQPGGTPLGRRLRESFLETEENVHPMAELLLFAADRAQHVNFLIKPALEEGKIVISDRYADATVAYQGAGRGFDEKIVAQVIKLATDGLKPDLTLFFDVPIEKAIVRTNSRSDEESKQNRMDRENAAFYGRVREAYLKIAEREPKRFVVIDASGSIDEVHHKVVEVVGEFLS; encoded by the coding sequence TTGCGCGGAAAATTCATCACATTCGAAGGGATCGACGGAAGCGGCAAGTCGACGCAATTGCGGTTGCTTGCGGGCGACCTCAGGATGCGCGGCCTGAACGTGCTGACGACGCTTCAGCCCGGCGGAACGCCGCTCGGAAGGCGCCTGCGTGAGTCGTTTCTCGAAACCGAAGAGAACGTACATCCGATGGCGGAACTTCTACTTTTCGCCGCGGACCGCGCGCAACACGTCAATTTCCTGATCAAGCCGGCGCTCGAAGAGGGCAAGATCGTGATTTCGGACCGCTATGCGGACGCGACCGTCGCGTACCAAGGCGCCGGTCGCGGATTCGACGAGAAGATCGTCGCGCAAGTGATCAAACTCGCGACCGACGGATTGAAGCCCGATCTGACTTTGTTTTTTGACGTTCCGATTGAGAAAGCCATCGTCCGCACGAATTCGCGCAGCGACGAGGAATCGAAGCAGAACCGGATGGACCGCGAGAACGCCGCATTTTACGGAAGGGTCCGCGAGGCTTACTTGAAGATCGCCGAGCGCGAGCCGAAACGATTCGTCGTCATCGACGCCTCCGGCTCGATCGACGAGGTGCACCACAAGGTCGTCGAGGTTGTCGGCGAGTTCTTAAGCTGA
- a CDS encoding DNA polymerase III subunit delta', whose amino-acid sequence MFDRLIGNSEIKATLRRMIRNGRVPRSLLLAGPEGTGKREFAFELARAFICAAKIDGEGCGKCPACVRCDKFTFPAPDAKKEHFERVFLSEHTDVGTVIPCRNNILVDAIRGLEREANYRPYEAEARFFIIDDADKMNDAASNALLKTLEEPPPTSHIFVITSRPDSLLPTIRSRCQILRFAPVPAAEIADLLTSRRQISHSDADLIARLSAGSVGRGMSFDLERFRSHRELMLGVIRGVVGRERPDFLALLKLAESLSDAKFKDDYAERLDSLQSLIHDVWSIKLGRTPESIGNADISADLVVLSRALESKRLAGWLREIEDLREASVLNLNKKITSDALFLGMAG is encoded by the coding sequence ATGTTTGACCGGTTGATCGGAAACAGCGAAATCAAAGCCACCTTGCGGCGGATGATCCGCAACGGGCGTGTGCCTCGTTCGCTGCTGCTCGCCGGTCCGGAGGGAACAGGCAAGCGCGAATTCGCGTTCGAACTCGCGCGGGCTTTCATCTGCGCGGCGAAGATCGACGGCGAGGGTTGCGGCAAATGCCCGGCGTGCGTCCGCTGCGACAAATTCACATTTCCGGCGCCGGACGCGAAGAAGGAACATTTCGAACGCGTTTTCTTGAGCGAGCACACCGATGTCGGAACCGTCATTCCCTGCCGAAACAACATTCTCGTCGATGCGATCAGAGGGCTCGAACGTGAGGCCAACTATCGGCCGTACGAAGCCGAGGCCCGTTTCTTCATCATCGACGATGCCGACAAAATGAACGACGCGGCGTCGAACGCGTTGCTCAAAACACTCGAAGAACCGCCACCGACGTCGCATATCTTCGTCATCACGTCGCGGCCGGACAGTTTGCTGCCGACGATTCGGTCGCGCTGTCAGATCCTGCGTTTCGCGCCGGTTCCGGCAGCCGAGATCGCCGATCTGCTGACGTCGCGGCGACAGATTTCGCATTCCGACGCGGATCTGATCGCGAGGCTTTCGGCCGGCAGCGTAGGGCGCGGGATGTCGTTCGATCTCGAGCGTTTCAGGTCGCATCGCGAGCTTATGCTGGGCGTCATCCGCGGCGTCGTCGGACGCGAACGGCCGGATTTTCTCGCGCTCCTGAAGCTGGCCGAATCGCTCAGCGACGCAAAGTTCAAGGACGACTACGCGGAGCGGCTCGATTCGCTGCAGTCTCTGATCCACGACGTCTGGTCGATCAAGCTCGGCCGGACGCCGGAATCGATCGGCAACGCTGATATCAGCGCCGATCTCGTCGTGCTTTCGCGGGCGCTCGAATCCAAGCGGCTTGCCGGCTGGCTCCGGGAGATCGAAGACCTGCGCGAAGCGTCGGTTCTGAATCTGAACAAGAAGATCACGAGCGATGCATTGTTTCTCGGGATGGCGGGTTGA
- a CDS encoding energy transducer TonB produces MLKFFVFLALLSANVAAQQPKIDPPRPDGAPQIRESFNFPRYPNFFRVGEIKGKIAPAKAIYLPTPTFPENAREAGVDGKVRVDIIIATDGTVSSAKSVSGAKEFFPAAETAAVNSRFLPPGIEVAAYLTYEFIIRKPNWFLVAFDLYTIPDSNPGVIRKAFPSDWAEEIELAERLIEIGRRRPPRPNLVGATRTATDNTTMIRASVSLPSPELNAAATNLAGKIRLRLAADPASLRQFELAEGFIQALTAFRNPAMQNYSTGLLRRFVDESPENLPPTWIARLRGFLADERGLAPGAYVGRLHLMINEFRLFEVK; encoded by the coding sequence ATGTTGAAGTTTTTTGTTTTTTTAGCATTGCTGAGTGCGAACGTCGCCGCTCAGCAACCAAAGATCGATCCGCCCCGACCGGACGGTGCGCCGCAAATCCGGGAGTCGTTCAACTTTCCGCGATATCCAAACTTTTTCCGCGTTGGCGAGATAAAAGGGAAGATCGCCCCGGCGAAGGCGATCTACTTGCCGACGCCGACATTTCCGGAAAACGCGCGCGAAGCCGGAGTTGACGGCAAAGTCCGTGTCGACATCATCATCGCGACAGATGGAACGGTTTCCTCGGCAAAATCCGTGTCCGGCGCGAAAGAGTTCTTCCCGGCGGCCGAAACAGCCGCGGTTAACTCCCGTTTTCTACCGCCGGGCATTGAAGTTGCGGCCTATTTGACGTACGAGTTCATCATTCGCAAGCCAAACTGGTTTCTCGTCGCCTTTGATCTTTACACGATTCCGGATTCGAATCCAGGCGTTATCCGAAAGGCGTTCCCGTCCGATTGGGCGGAGGAAATTGAACTCGCGGAGCGGTTGATCGAGATTGGACGCCGGCGACCGCCGCGTCCGAACTTGGTCGGAGCTACCCGAACCGCTACCGATAACACGACGATGATTCGGGCCTCCGTTTCCCTTCCATCGCCGGAGTTGAATGCCGCCGCGACGAATCTGGCCGGCAAGATTCGTTTGCGACTTGCCGCCGACCCCGCGAGTTTGCGGCAGTTTGAGTTGGCGGAAGGCTTCATACAAGCACTTACGGCCTTTCGGAATCCGGCGATGCAGAATTATTCGACGGGTTTGCTGCGCCGGTTCGTTGACGAATCGCCGGAAAATCTGCCGCCGACCTGGATCGCCCGACTTCGCGGATTTTTGGCTGACGAACGCGGACTTGCACCCGGCGCGTACGTTGGTCGTTTGCATTTGATGATCAACGAGTTTCGTTTGTTCGAAGTCAAGTAA
- a CDS encoding DUF2752 domain-containing protein has product MFPPCPLLSLTGIACPGCGLTRGFHALFHGDILTALDFNAMIPIYSVMLGFLFVSLLLAAVRGRGLSAERFPVASVYGILGLAVVFTVLRNLPFEPFRVLYP; this is encoded by the coding sequence ATCTTTCCTCCCTGCCCCCTTCTTTCGCTGACCGGCATTGCCTGTCCCGGCTGCGGGCTGACGCGCGGCTTTCACGCTTTGTTTCACGGAGATATTCTGACCGCGCTCGACTTCAACGCGATGATCCCGATCTACTCGGTAATGCTCGGTTTTTTGTTTGTTTCGCTGCTGCTTGCCGCCGTCCGCGGCCGCGGATTGAGCGCGGAACGTTTTCCGGTCGCGAGCGTTTACGGAATACTGGGTCTGGCGGTCGTCTTCACGGTCCTGCGGAACCTTCCGTTTGAGCCGTTCCGGGTTCTGTATCCCTGA
- the ispG gene encoding flavodoxin-dependent (E)-4-hydroxy-3-methylbut-2-enyl-diphosphate synthase, protein MRKSRSVNVRGVQIGGGAPVSVQSMTKTDTTDVDGTIRQIEEMKAAGCEIVRIAVPDNDAAKAMSEIRKRTDMPIVADIHFHYKLALIALDAGIDKLRINPGNIGSIDRVREVVRATEARKIPIRIGVNGGSLEKDLLQKYGTATPEAMVESGMRHVRILEDLGFSDIVISLKASDVNRMVAAYRLMSDKVDYPLHLGVTEAGTPFGGTIKSAMGLGILLHEGIGDTIRVSLAAEPHEEVRVGWEILKSLELRERGVTVVACPTCGRLDVDNFVEIVTEVERRLAHIEEPLHLSIMGCAVNGPGEAHDSQLGITFGRQVGMIFKNGVPMRKVAGVDIVEEFVKEVELLRTEGPSVPALNPNIVREIVSE, encoded by the coding sequence ATGCGAAAATCAAGATCCGTAAATGTTCGCGGCGTCCAGATCGGCGGCGGCGCGCCGGTGTCGGTGCAGTCGATGACCAAGACCGACACCACCGACGTCGATGGAACGATCAGGCAGATCGAAGAGATGAAGGCCGCGGGCTGCGAGATCGTCCGCATCGCCGTTCCCGACAACGATGCGGCGAAAGCGATGTCCGAGATACGCAAGCGGACCGATATGCCGATCGTTGCCGACATTCATTTCCACTACAAACTTGCGCTCATTGCGCTCGATGCCGGAATCGACAAGCTTCGGATCAATCCCGGCAACATCGGATCGATCGATCGCGTCCGCGAGGTCGTGCGCGCGACCGAAGCTCGCAAAATCCCGATCCGCATCGGCGTCAACGGCGGCTCGCTCGAAAAGGACCTGCTGCAGAAATATGGGACGGCGACGCCCGAAGCGATGGTCGAATCCGGAATGCGTCACGTGCGGATCCTTGAAGACCTCGGATTCTCCGACATCGTCATCAGTCTCAAGGCGTCGGATGTCAACCGGATGGTGGCCGCGTATCGGCTGATGTCGGACAAGGTCGATTATCCGCTCCACTTGGGCGTCACAGAAGCCGGAACTCCGTTTGGCGGCACGATCAAATCGGCGATGGGGCTCGGAATTCTGCTTCACGAAGGCATCGGCGACACGATCCGCGTCTCGCTCGCCGCGGAACCGCACGAAGAGGTCCGTGTCGGATGGGAGATTCTCAAATCGCTCGAACTGCGCGAGCGCGGTGTGACGGTCGTCGCGTGTCCGACTTGCGGCAGGCTCGATGTCGATAACTTCGTCGAGATCGTGACTGAGGTCGAACGCCGCCTGGCGCATATCGAAGAGCCCTTGCATTTGTCGATTATGGGCTGCGCCGTCAACGGCCCGGGCGAAGCGCACGATTCCCAGCTCGGGATCACGTTCGGCCGTCAGGTCGGGATGATCTTCAAGAACGGCGTCCCGATGCGCAAGGTCGCGGGCGTCGACATCGTCGAGGAATTCGTCAAGGAAGTCGAGCTTTTGCGCACCGAAGGGCCGAGCGTCCCCGCACTCAACCCGAACATTGTTCGGGAGATAGTTTCAGAGTAA
- the rseP gene encoding RIP metalloprotease RseP produces MPDILVVTLAVIFVLGVAINIHEFGHFIVAKILGMRVEAYSFFGLGPRVWGFKRGHTDYRISAIPLGAYVKLYGDEATSSLEGGASDGEVVPESELYELRPRWQKFLVMLGGPFMNIVLALAIPFGAAMIYGIPAMPAPVVGVVKANGAAEQAGIKPGDRIVAFDGIESPTFDRIRKDAAISPDKEVAIVIERDGKRLPLTIKPSRTMVNGNGIGELDFDPDMGAEPVVVDRVVENMPAAQSGLQKGDMITAVNGKLVRNRMEVRNAIVEAKDQPIAMSITRNNEPKEITTTAKQTPEGAWQIGIAFGNSVDAVRDPATIGSAANFAVTQNLDILRLTGRVFGQLFSGERSVRDAGLAGPVGIVQIIAQVVREAGIAGLFSILAVISLNLGVFNLLPIPLLDGGQIMVLGIEKVLSWFGKTMSMAFREKIQLAGLAIIVLLMIFTMVLDISRFF; encoded by the coding sequence ATGCCGGATATCTTAGTTGTTACATTAGCGGTCATTTTCGTTCTCGGAGTCGCGATCAATATTCACGAATTCGGGCATTTCATCGTCGCCAAGATCTTGGGGATGAGGGTTGAAGCGTATTCGTTCTTCGGGCTCGGACCGCGCGTCTGGGGTTTCAAACGCGGCCACACCGACTATCGCATTTCAGCGATCCCGCTCGGCGCGTACGTCAAGCTCTACGGTGACGAAGCGACCTCGTCGCTTGAAGGCGGAGCGTCGGACGGCGAGGTGGTTCCGGAAAGCGAACTCTACGAGCTTCGTCCGCGCTGGCAGAAGTTTCTCGTGATGCTCGGCGGCCCGTTTATGAACATCGTGCTCGCATTGGCGATCCCGTTCGGCGCGGCGATGATCTACGGAATTCCGGCAATGCCGGCGCCGGTCGTCGGCGTCGTCAAGGCCAACGGAGCCGCGGAACAGGCCGGGATCAAGCCGGGCGACCGGATCGTCGCGTTCGACGGCATCGAAAGTCCGACGTTCGACCGGATTCGCAAAGATGCGGCGATCTCTCCCGACAAAGAAGTTGCGATCGTCATCGAGCGCGACGGAAAGCGCTTGCCGCTGACGATCAAGCCGTCGCGAACGATGGTCAACGGCAACGGCATCGGTGAACTCGATTTCGATCCGGATATGGGCGCCGAACCGGTGGTCGTCGACCGCGTCGTCGAGAATATGCCGGCGGCTCAGTCGGGATTGCAAAAGGGCGATATGATCACCGCCGTAAACGGAAAACTCGTGCGCAACCGGATGGAGGTCCGAAACGCGATCGTCGAGGCCAAGGACCAGCCGATCGCGATGTCGATCACGCGCAACAACGAACCGAAGGAGATCACGACAACTGCCAAACAGACGCCGGAAGGCGCTTGGCAGATCGGAATCGCGTTCGGCAACTCGGTCGATGCGGTCCGGGATCCGGCGACGATCGGATCGGCCGCAAATTTCGCCGTTACCCAGAACCTCGATATTCTGCGCCTCACCGGACGCGTTTTCGGACAGCTGTTCTCGGGCGAGCGTTCGGTTAGGGACGCCGGGCTTGCCGGACCGGTCGGGATCGTTCAGATCATCGCGCAAGTGGTTCGCGAGGCAGGAATCGCGGGACTTTTCTCGATTCTCGCGGTCATCAGTTTGAACCTCGGCGTGTTCAATTTGCTGCCGATCCCTCTGCTTGACGGCGGCCAGATAATGGTCCTCGGCATCGAGAAAGTGCTGTCCTGGTTCGGCAAGACGATGTCGATGGCGTTCCGCGAGAAGATCCAACTCGCCGGACTCGCGATCATCGTGCTGTTGATGATCTTCACGATGGTTCTGGATATTTCGAGATTCTTCTAA
- a CDS encoding 1-deoxy-D-xylulose-5-phosphate reductoisomerase yields the protein MKAISILGSTGSIGCNTLRVVEHLNDGFRVVALGAGGNVSVLAEQIERFDPEVVAVRDQSAADELSKLLKSNRPEILTGEAGLVAVATHSSAETVVSATVGAVGFVPTLRAIEAGKRIALANKETLVMAGELMTAAAAKSGAELLPVDSEHNAIHQCLRGESSKDVKRLILTASGGPFRTKSKSEIENATRAEALDHPNWKMGEKITIDSATLMNKGLEVIEAKWLFGFDADRISVVVHPQSVIHSMVELVDGSIIAQLGVTDMKHAIQYALTYPARSENCLEPLDFRRVSQLTFEEPDTDRFPCLALAYRALRAGGTMPAVLNAANEVAVAEFLAGRIRLSEIPAIIESVMDQHSPVAASDLETIVETDAWARAQALAGLERRATA from the coding sequence ATGAAAGCGATTTCAATTCTCGGCTCGACCGGATCGATCGGATGTAACACGTTAAGGGTTGTCGAGCATCTCAACGACGGGTTTCGCGTCGTCGCGCTCGGCGCGGGCGGAAACGTTTCGGTGCTTGCCGAGCAGATCGAGCGATTTGACCCGGAAGTGGTCGCCGTTCGTGATCAATCGGCCGCCGACGAACTTAGCAAACTTCTCAAATCAAACAGACCCGAGATTCTGACCGGCGAGGCGGGGCTTGTCGCCGTCGCGACTCACTCTTCGGCCGAGACAGTCGTTTCGGCGACCGTCGGCGCGGTCGGATTCGTCCCGACGCTCCGTGCGATCGAAGCCGGGAAGCGCATCGCGCTCGCGAACAAAGAAACTCTCGTGATGGCCGGCGAACTGATGACCGCCGCGGCGGCGAAATCGGGCGCCGAGCTTTTGCCGGTCGATTCAGAACACAACGCGATCCACCAATGTCTGCGCGGCGAATCGTCGAAAGATGTAAAACGACTCATTCTGACCGCATCGGGCGGACCGTTCCGCACCAAATCGAAATCGGAGATCGAGAACGCGACGCGTGCCGAGGCGCTTGACCATCCGAACTGGAAGATGGGCGAAAAGATCACCATCGATTCCGCGACGCTGATGAACAAGGGCCTCGAAGTCATTGAGGCCAAATGGCTTTTCGGATTCGACGCGGACCGCATTTCGGTCGTCGTGCATCCGCAGTCAGTCATCCATTCGATGGTCGAACTGGTCGATGGATCGATCATCGCGCAACTCGGTGTGACCGATATGAAGCATGCGATCCAATATGCGCTGACGTATCCGGCGCGTTCCGAAAATTGCCTCGAACCGCTTGATTTCCGGCGCGTTTCGCAACTCACCTTCGAAGAACCCGACACGGACCGGTTTCCGTGCCTCGCGCTCGCGTATCGCGCGCTTCGGGCGGGCGGGACGATGCCGGCGGTTCTGAATGCGGCAAACGAGGTCGCGGTCGCCGAATTTCTTGCCGGACGCATCCGTTTGAGCGAGATCCCGGCCATTATCGAATCGGTAATGGATCAGCATTCACCGGTCGCCGCCTCGGATCTTGAAACGATCGTCGAAACCGATGCCTGGGCGCGCGCGCAGGCTCTCGCCGGACTCGAACGCCGCGCAACGGCATAA